A single genomic interval of Arthrobacter sp. NicSoilB8 harbors:
- a CDS encoding metallophosphoesterase translates to MLRGNDLAGRVRSIGRGFAVTAALGTAAGAAAAGYGLWEKNQFELREETLPILPAGFGPFRILHLSDIHFVPGQHRKARWLSSLAELKPDLVVNTGDNLSHAKGVDPLVAALRPLLEFPGVFVPGSNDYFGPSFKNPASYLRGPSAQRKDPEKLDWPRLRSEFGMSGWVDLTNRCQSLVLKGIRFDFSGVDDPHLRLERYAGWPRGTKGRDADPHLRVAVAHAPYQRVLDHFTQAGADLLLAGHTHGGQICIPGYGALVTNCDLPTWRARGLQAWESNGSTTPVNVSGGIGTSRFAPVRIACRPEAVLLTLTSRA, encoded by the coding sequence GTGCTCCGGGGGAATGATCTGGCGGGCCGCGTTCGAAGCATCGGACGCGGTTTTGCCGTGACCGCCGCGCTCGGCACGGCGGCAGGGGCGGCCGCCGCCGGCTACGGGCTGTGGGAGAAGAACCAGTTCGAACTCCGGGAGGAGACCCTTCCCATCCTGCCGGCCGGCTTCGGCCCGTTCCGGATCCTTCATCTCTCCGACATCCACTTCGTTCCGGGCCAGCACCGGAAGGCCCGGTGGCTGTCGTCCCTAGCCGAGCTGAAGCCGGACCTCGTGGTGAACACCGGCGACAACCTCAGCCATGCCAAGGGCGTGGACCCCCTCGTGGCGGCCCTGCGTCCCCTGCTGGAGTTCCCCGGCGTGTTCGTTCCCGGTTCCAACGACTACTTCGGCCCCAGCTTCAAGAACCCGGCCTCCTACCTGCGGGGGCCCTCGGCCCAGCGCAAGGACCCGGAGAAACTCGACTGGCCGCGGCTGCGCTCAGAGTTCGGCATGTCCGGCTGGGTGGATCTGACCAACCGCTGCCAGTCCCTCGTGCTCAAGGGCATCCGCTTCGACTTCTCCGGCGTCGACGATCCCCACCTGCGCCTCGAACGGTACGCGGGCTGGCCGCGCGGCACCAAGGGCCGGGACGCCGATCCGCACCTGCGCGTCGCCGTGGCGCACGCGCCCTACCAGCGCGTCCTCGACCACTTCACCCAGGCCGGAGCCGACCTCCTGCTGGCCGGCCACACCCACGGCGGGCAGATCTGCATCCCGGGCTACGGGGCACTCGTGACCAACTGCGACCTTCCCACCTGGCGGGCCCGGGGCCTGCAAGCGTGGGAAAGCAACGGGAGCACGACGCCGGTGAACGTTTCCGGGGGCATCGGCACCTCCCGCTTCGCCCCGGTCCGCATCGCCTGCCGTCCCGAAGCAGTCCTGCTCACGCTGACCTCCCGCGCCTAG